Proteins encoded in a region of the Stieleria neptunia genome:
- a CDS encoding SDR family oxidoreductase codes for MTILVCGATGYVGGRLVRLLLDEGHTVRCLVRNKEKLTKFSWRDRPRLQVLEGDLQDPEAVKAAVVDIDVAYYLVHSMIAASDKYAQRDRELAENFVAAIDQSPCRQIVYLGGLGELGPDLSHHLRSRREVAEILQTSTVPVTVLRAAMIIGSGSASFEILRYLVERLPIMVTPKWVNTETQPIAIRDVLRYSVECIGVPETRGRTIDIGGLDVMTYRELMQAMAKAIGLPRRIIVPVPVLTPRLSSLWISLVTPVSSAIGRPLAEGLRNRTVCRNDVAKQLMPGTLLNVPQALDAALGKIETHDIETRWSTAGVMPGDPDWAGGTTKLDERSITVDASPEQTFRVIERIGGGHGYWGAGWLWRVRGWMDQLVGGPGLRRGRRHPDDLHFGEAVDFWRVTAHQSNRRLRLRAEMKLPGDAELDFQLTPAENDSTVVTMTARFRPSGLLGLAYWYSVLPLHGLVFPVMLRGIKRDAESNSV; via the coding sequence TTGACGATTCTTGTGTGTGGGGCGACCGGTTACGTGGGCGGCCGGCTGGTGCGGTTGCTCTTGGACGAGGGCCACACCGTGCGTTGTCTGGTCCGTAATAAGGAGAAACTGACCAAATTCAGTTGGCGAGATCGCCCGCGATTGCAGGTGCTCGAAGGCGACCTGCAAGACCCGGAAGCGGTCAAGGCGGCGGTCGTCGACATCGACGTGGCGTATTACCTGGTGCATTCCATGATCGCCGCCAGCGACAAATACGCACAGCGCGATCGTGAATTGGCCGAAAACTTCGTTGCGGCAATCGATCAATCGCCGTGTCGCCAGATCGTCTACCTGGGAGGCCTCGGTGAACTCGGTCCCGATCTCAGTCACCACCTGAGAAGCCGTCGCGAGGTGGCCGAGATTTTGCAAACCAGCACGGTGCCCGTCACCGTGCTGCGGGCCGCGATGATCATCGGGTCGGGTTCGGCATCGTTCGAAATCCTGCGGTACCTGGTCGAACGGCTGCCGATCATGGTGACGCCGAAATGGGTCAACACGGAGACTCAGCCGATCGCGATTCGTGACGTGTTGCGGTACTCGGTGGAGTGCATCGGCGTCCCAGAGACACGTGGGCGAACGATCGATATCGGCGGATTAGACGTGATGACGTATCGTGAACTGATGCAAGCGATGGCCAAGGCGATCGGGCTGCCGCGACGCATCATCGTGCCCGTGCCCGTGTTGACGCCGCGACTGAGTTCGCTGTGGATTTCGTTGGTCACGCCCGTCAGCAGCGCGATCGGACGCCCACTTGCCGAAGGACTTCGCAACCGCACGGTGTGCCGTAACGATGTGGCCAAACAATTGATGCCGGGAACGCTGCTGAATGTGCCACAAGCACTCGACGCCGCGCTGGGCAAAATTGAAACTCACGACATCGAAACCCGTTGGTCGACCGCCGGCGTGATGCCGGGCGATCCCGATTGGGCCGGCGGGACCACCAAGCTCGATGAGCGTTCGATCACCGTCGACGCCTCTCCGGAACAAACGTTTCGCGTGATCGAAAGAATCGGAGGCGGTCACGGATACTGGGGCGCCGGCTGGCTATGGCGGGTGCGTGGCTGGATGGATCAACTGGTCGGGGGCCCGGGGCTGCGGCGCGGACGTCGCCACCCGGACGACCTCCATTTCGGCGAAGCGGTCGATTTTTGGCGGGTCACGGCTCACCAATCCAACCGGCGACTGCGATTGAGGGCGGAAATGAAACTGCCCGGTGACGCCGAACTCGATTTCCAACTCACTCCGGCGGAAAACGATTCCACGGTCGTCACGATGACCGCCAGGTTTCGCCCCAGTGGCTTGCTCGGGTTGGCCTACTGGTACAGCGTTCTCCCGCTGCACGGACTGGTCTTTCCCGTCATGCTGCGCGGGATCAAACGCGACGCCGAATCGAACTCGGTATGA
- a CDS encoding 3-keto-disaccharide hydrolase, with amino-acid sequence MLLRSATFVLLMLSALSLSAGDWVSLIGTDSLDGWTKVGGEASYSLSDGVITGKTGPGKNTFLTKGPYGDFELEFEVKCDQELNSGVQIRSHLYPKPTPQESKPDRIREQGEMYGYQCEITGKTNGANGCSGNFWDEGRRTKWLDETVNAEEKQAVYKPGQWNQFRIVAKGDRIQSFVNGVPVADFTDDRDAEGVIGLQVHSIKKGTGPYQVSWRNIRLREL; translated from the coding sequence ATGCTTCTGCGATCCGCTACCTTTGTTCTTTTGATGCTCTCCGCCCTCTCCCTTTCGGCCGGCGATTGGGTGTCCTTGATCGGCACCGATTCACTCGACGGCTGGACGAAAGTCGGTGGGGAGGCGAGTTACAGTTTGAGCGATGGCGTGATCACCGGCAAAACCGGGCCGGGAAAAAACACGTTCTTGACCAAGGGGCCGTACGGGGATTTCGAGTTGGAATTTGAGGTCAAGTGCGACCAAGAACTCAATTCCGGAGTGCAAATTCGCAGCCATCTTTATCCCAAACCGACGCCTCAAGAATCAAAACCCGATCGCATCCGCGAACAGGGTGAAATGTACGGCTACCAATGCGAGATCACCGGGAAAACGAATGGAGCCAACGGCTGTTCGGGGAATTTCTGGGACGAAGGCCGACGGACGAAGTGGCTGGATGAAACCGTCAACGCGGAAGAAAAGCAAGCCGTTTACAAGCCCGGTCAGTGGAATCAATTTCGCATCGTCGCCAAAGGTGATCGGATCCAAAGCTTCGTCAACGGCGTTCCCGTCGCCGACTTCACCGACGACCGCGACGCGGAAGGCGTGATCGGTCTGCAAGTCCACTC